One Nocardioides oleivorans DNA segment encodes these proteins:
- a CDS encoding Gfo/Idh/MocA family protein, translating into MSTTPHQPMGIAVIGAGYWGPNLVRNFAGSPDWDLKLVCDLDLDRARKVAGPHVGVTDSLERVLDDPEIQAVAIATPARTHHGLALQALRAGKHVVVEKPLADSVARGREMVDLAEAQGLVLMTDHTFCYTPVVQKMRDLVQSGELGQIHFIDSVRINLGLVQPDIDVLWDLAPHDLAILDHVLPGGLPSTGIGATGADPIGAGRACVGHLTLPLPDDGLAHVHVNWLSPTKIRQMVIGGSRRTLLWDDLNPQQRLSVFDRGVDLARTSVGGEDPTASRVSYRLGDTWSPALPEREALGAMVTEFAAAIREGRPALTDGRAGLRVLEVLEQASHRLAEQAGTTYADGVMVPAGPPPVPQQAAASSVLEGVR; encoded by the coding sequence ATGAGCACCACCCCGCACCAGCCCATGGGGATCGCCGTGATCGGCGCCGGCTACTGGGGACCCAACCTGGTCCGCAACTTCGCTGGCTCGCCCGACTGGGACCTCAAGCTGGTCTGCGACCTCGACCTGGACCGGGCCCGCAAGGTCGCCGGCCCGCACGTCGGGGTCACCGACAGCCTCGAGCGGGTCCTCGACGACCCGGAGATCCAGGCCGTCGCGATCGCCACCCCGGCGCGCACGCACCACGGTCTCGCGCTGCAGGCCCTCCGCGCCGGCAAGCACGTGGTCGTCGAGAAGCCGCTGGCCGACAGCGTCGCCCGCGGCCGCGAGATGGTCGACCTGGCCGAGGCGCAGGGCCTGGTCCTGATGACCGACCACACGTTCTGCTACACGCCCGTCGTGCAGAAGATGCGCGACCTCGTGCAGAGCGGCGAGCTCGGCCAGATCCACTTCATCGACTCGGTGCGGATCAACCTCGGCCTCGTGCAGCCCGACATCGACGTGCTGTGGGACCTCGCGCCCCACGACCTCGCGATCCTCGACCACGTCCTGCCGGGCGGGCTGCCGAGCACCGGCATCGGCGCGACGGGTGCCGACCCGATCGGCGCGGGTCGCGCGTGCGTGGGCCACCTGACGCTCCCGCTGCCCGACGACGGCCTCGCGCACGTCCACGTCAACTGGCTCAGCCCGACCAAGATCCGCCAGATGGTGATCGGCGGGTCGCGTCGCACCCTGCTGTGGGACGACCTCAACCCGCAGCAGCGGCTGAGCGTCTTCGACCGCGGCGTCGACCTGGCCCGTACGTCGGTGGGCGGGGAGGACCCGACCGCCTCGCGCGTCTCCTACCGGCTCGGCGACACCTGGTCGCCGGCGCTGCCCGAGCGTGAGGCGCTCGGCGCGATGGTGACCGAGTTCGCCGCCGCGATCCGCGAGGGACGCCCGGCACTGACCGACGGTCGCGCCGGACTCCGGGTCCTCGAGGTGCTCGAGCAGGCCTCGCACCGGCTCGCCGAGCAGGCCGGGACGACGTACGCCGACGGGGTGATGGTGCCCGCCGGACCACCGCCGGTGCCGCAGCAGGCCGCCGCCTCGTCGGTCCTGGAGGGAGTCCGATGA